The Cohnella abietis genome has a segment encoding these proteins:
- the ligD gene encoding non-homologous end-joining DNA ligase, protein MAQRPTIVRLDEFELTISHPDKLIWPELEITKLDYVQILAELAPYLLPYSTGRYLTTIRFPEGIHGTSFYQKNCPKPTPDYVRTAQDGSIRYVVMDSVPTLLWMGSLYSLEFHVASDEIANVLPNTWMLDIDPTLKDEPRLMEATSLVGQLLKSLGLHAIPKTSGATGVQIVMPIERGPDFDKLRRFGKFVSEYLVAQHPKLFTVERMTKDRGDLIYLDYLQHYAGKTLPAPYSPRARPGATVSTPISWEEVQLNVKPTDFHLLNIRQRLRAQGDILSTAPRQSLADIINQIP, encoded by the coding sequence ATGGCACAGCGACCAACGATTGTGCGGCTTGATGAGTTTGAATTAACCATATCCCACCCAGACAAGCTCATATGGCCTGAGCTTGAGATTACTAAGCTAGATTATGTACAAATACTTGCAGAGCTGGCACCATATTTACTCCCCTATAGCACAGGTCGATACTTAACAACAATTCGTTTTCCAGAGGGCATACACGGAACTTCCTTTTACCAGAAAAATTGTCCCAAGCCCACCCCTGACTATGTCCGCACTGCGCAAGACGGCAGTATCCGCTATGTGGTAATGGATTCCGTGCCTACTCTTCTGTGGATGGGGAGCCTGTATAGTCTTGAATTCCATGTCGCCTCTGATGAAATTGCCAATGTACTACCGAATACATGGATGCTTGATATCGATCCTACTCTAAAGGATGAGCCTCGCCTTATGGAAGCAACATCTCTCGTAGGGCAGCTACTAAAATCACTCGGATTACACGCCATACCCAAAACCTCCGGAGCAACTGGTGTGCAAATCGTCATGCCTATTGAGCGTGGACCCGACTTTGACAAGCTCAGACGGTTTGGCAAATTCGTATCCGAATATCTCGTTGCCCAGCACCCTAAGCTATTTACCGTAGAACGTATGACGAAGGATCGCGGTGACCTCATCTATTTGGACTATCTCCAGCACTATGCTGGCAAAACATTACCAGCACCCTATTCTCCTAGAGCTCGCCCCGGCGCAACTGTGTCCACACCGATTTCTTGGGAGGAGGTTCAGCTTAACGTCAAACCAACCGATTTCCACTTACTTAACATTAGGCAGCGGCTTCGAGCACAGGGCGACATCTTGTCCACCGCTCCCCGGCAATCTCTTGCGGACATCATTAATCAAATCCCTTAA
- a CDS encoding winged helix-turn-helix transcriptional regulator, whose translation MDQSQLCPRFEKAMEILSKRWTALIVYQLLAGPQRFARIESSLPNLSGKVLSERLKELEAESIIQRDVYPETPVRIEYKLTDKGKALAPLFNNIESWSSEWIELKE comes from the coding sequence ATGGATCAGTCGCAATTATGTCCTCGATTTGAGAAGGCTATGGAAATATTGAGTAAACGTTGGACAGCTTTGATTGTATATCAGCTGCTCGCTGGTCCTCAGCGTTTTGCTCGAATTGAGAGCTCATTGCCTAATCTAAGCGGTAAAGTACTGTCCGAACGGCTAAAGGAATTAGAAGCCGAGAGCATCATTCAACGTGACGTTTATCCCGAAACGCCAGTGCGCATTGAGTATAAGCTAACGGATAAAGGCAAAGCCTTAGCTCCGTTATTTAATAATATTGAAAGCTGGTCGAGCGAGTGGATCGAGCTGAAGGAATAA
- a CDS encoding ATP-dependent DNA ligase, whose product MEWLPLAPFEPISATQIPTGEQWIAQIKWDGVRMLTYFDGQEVRLFNRRLNERTMQYPELSQPSTFCRSSSFIIDGELIAFDENKPSFHEIMKRDSLRRLDHIERAVKRTPVVYMIFDVLYIEGKSVMDKPLLERQALLNEYIIPHDNIQVVQNFSDASQLLKVMKAHQMEGIVCKNTESTYSVAGKDKRWQKIKIFYDLHAIVGGITLNHDTVNSMLLGLYNATGEFVYIGHSGPGKLAGMELQNLTNQAKAAIIPEMPFMNKPERYKDVLWVNPQIIVKIQYMEWTTHGTMRHPTVQAIVTAVHLEDCTFKQLD is encoded by the coding sequence ATGGAATGGCTTCCCCTTGCGCCCTTCGAACCGATCTCGGCTACGCAAATACCGACTGGAGAACAATGGATCGCCCAAATAAAATGGGACGGCGTTAGAATGTTAACTTATTTTGACGGTCAAGAGGTTAGATTATTCAATCGCAGGCTTAACGAACGAACGATGCAATATCCGGAGCTATCGCAGCCCTCGACATTTTGCCGTTCATCATCGTTTATTATTGATGGGGAGCTAATAGCCTTCGATGAGAACAAGCCGTCATTTCATGAAATCATGAAGCGAGATAGCTTGCGCAGATTAGATCATATCGAACGAGCTGTGAAACGAACTCCAGTCGTATATATGATTTTTGATGTGCTGTATATTGAGGGTAAATCAGTTATGGATAAACCCTTATTGGAGAGACAAGCACTATTAAACGAATATATTATCCCTCATGACAATATACAGGTTGTGCAAAATTTCAGTGATGCCTCCCAGCTGTTAAAGGTTATGAAAGCTCATCAGATGGAAGGAATCGTCTGCAAAAATACAGAAAGCACCTATTCTGTAGCAGGGAAGGATAAGCGATGGCAGAAGATCAAGATTTTTTATGATCTTCATGCCATCGTAGGAGGCATTACGTTAAACCATGACACCGTAAACTCCATGCTCCTAGGCTTGTATAATGCAACAGGTGAATTTGTATATATCGGGCATTCCGGTCCAGGCAAGCTAGCGGGGATGGAGCTACAAAATTTAACCAATCAAGCTAAAGCAGCGATAATCCCTGAAATGCCCTTTATGAATAAGCCGGAAAGGTATAAGGATGTACTGTGGGTGAATCCGCAGATTATCGTAAAGATTCAATATATGGAATGGACAACGCATGGAACAATGAGACACCCAACTGTACAAGCAATTGTTACGGCGGTTCATTTGGAGGACTGTACTTTTAAGCAGCTTGATTGA
- the ku gene encoding non-homologous end joining protein Ku yields the protein MHTVWKGAISFGLVHVPVKMFTATEDKDIHLRMIHKECGTPIANVRTCPHCEKELGWDDISKGYESEKDRFVLFESDELDAIKPENTRTIQILDFVDLTEIDPLYYQKAYYLSPDQAGSGAYNLLLEAMRQSGKIGIAKIAIRSKSSLAAIRAVDNCICMETMHYPDEIRPLQQVPNLPEQTSVNERELTMAKMLIDQLSTPFDPAKYTDDYRIALQEAIQRKIAGEGTDIITAPAAERTNVIDLMAALQASLEATNSKPAKPPTTAATPTDTGEDRSKAKPRGTRGRKKEGAVP from the coding sequence ATGCATACGGTCTGGAAAGGTGCGATCAGCTTCGGCTTGGTTCATGTACCTGTCAAAATGTTCACAGCTACTGAAGACAAAGATATTCATTTACGGATGATTCACAAAGAATGCGGTACGCCTATCGCCAATGTTCGCACCTGCCCTCATTGCGAGAAGGAACTGGGATGGGATGACATCTCGAAGGGCTACGAAAGCGAAAAGGATCGTTTCGTCTTGTTCGAATCCGATGAGCTTGACGCTATAAAGCCGGAAAATACTCGAACGATTCAAATTTTGGATTTTGTCGATTTGACGGAAATTGATCCCTTATATTATCAGAAGGCTTATTATTTATCTCCCGACCAAGCAGGCTCAGGTGCTTATAATTTGTTGCTCGAGGCTATGCGTCAATCGGGTAAAATCGGTATAGCTAAAATCGCAATACGAAGCAAAAGTAGCTTGGCCGCTATTCGGGCTGTAGACAATTGTATATGCATGGAAACCATGCACTACCCAGATGAAATCCGCCCCTTACAGCAGGTACCAAACTTACCCGAGCAAACTTCCGTTAATGAACGGGAGCTAACAATGGCTAAAATGCTCATTGATCAGCTTTCAACTCCCTTTGATCCGGCCAAATATACGGACGATTACCGAATTGCCTTGCAAGAAGCTATCCAACGTAAAATTGCTGGTGAAGGCACGGATATTATTACGGCTCCTGCCGCAGAAAGAACAAATGTCATAGATCTTATGGCAGCTCTCCAGGCTAGCCTAGAGGCTACGAATTCAAAGCCAGCTAAGCCACCTACCACTGCTGCTACGCCAACCGACACAGGGGAAGACCGTAGCAAAGCCAAGCCTCGTGGCACACGTGGTCGCAAGAAAGAGGGCGCCGTTCCCTAA